The Streptomyces sp. P9-A4 genome contains a region encoding:
- the efeB gene encoding iron uptake transporter deferrochelatase/peroxidase subunit, whose amino-acid sequence MSENDNLEISRRRLLGSVGAVGAAGLVIGAAGGVGVSAAVSGDDDASGTGAGGAPALASVGSTEVMFHGKHQAGITTPLQSRGHLVAFDLAPGAGRKEAVALLRRWSATAKTLMSGKAPAGDTGVALDAGPSSLTVTFGFGRTFFDRTGLITRRPMALDPLPAFSSDALDARRSEGDLWVQIGADDALVAFHALRAIQKDAGDAARVRWQMNGFNRSAGATAKPMTARNLMGQVDGTRNPKPTEPDFDRRIFVPAGTTGAAEWMAGGSYAVVRRIRMLLDDWEQLPSGQQEQVIGRRKSDGAPLTGGTETTALDLNKFGPDGKLVIPDNAHARISAPEQNGGAAMLRRPFSFHDGIAPDGTPDAGLLFVCWQADPLRGFVPVQRKLDRGDALSAFIRHEASGLFAVPGGPAEGEYVGQRLLES is encoded by the coding sequence GTGAGCGAGAACGACAACCTTGAGATCTCCCGGCGGCGCCTGCTCGGCAGCGTCGGCGCGGTGGGCGCGGCCGGGCTCGTCATCGGCGCGGCCGGTGGCGTCGGAGTCTCCGCCGCGGTGTCGGGCGACGACGACGCGTCCGGAACCGGCGCCGGCGGCGCCCCGGCGCTGGCCTCCGTCGGCTCCACCGAGGTGATGTTTCACGGGAAACATCAGGCCGGCATCACCACGCCCCTCCAGTCCCGCGGGCATCTGGTCGCCTTCGACCTCGCCCCGGGCGCCGGGCGCAAGGAGGCCGTCGCGCTGCTGCGCCGCTGGTCGGCGACGGCGAAGACGCTGATGTCGGGGAAGGCCCCGGCCGGGGACACGGGTGTCGCGCTCGACGCGGGCCCGTCCTCCCTCACGGTCACCTTCGGCTTCGGCCGTACCTTCTTCGACCGCACCGGGCTCATCACCCGCCGCCCCATGGCGCTCGACCCGCTGCCGGCCTTCTCCTCCGACGCGCTGGACGCCCGGCGCTCGGAGGGCGATCTGTGGGTGCAGATCGGTGCCGACGACGCACTGGTCGCCTTCCACGCGCTGCGCGCGATCCAGAAGGACGCGGGCGACGCGGCCCGGGTGCGCTGGCAGATGAACGGCTTCAACCGCTCGGCCGGTGCCACCGCGAAGCCGATGACCGCACGCAATCTGATGGGCCAGGTCGACGGCACGAGGAACCCGAAGCCCACCGAGCCCGACTTCGACCGGCGGATCTTCGTCCCGGCCGGGACGACCGGCGCGGCGGAGTGGATGGCCGGAGGTTCGTACGCGGTGGTGCGCCGGATCAGGATGCTGCTCGACGACTGGGAGCAGCTGCCGTCGGGCCAACAGGAGCAGGTCATCGGGCGCCGGAAGTCCGACGGGGCCCCGCTCACCGGCGGTACGGAGACCACCGCGCTCGACCTGAACAAGTTCGGGCCGGACGGGAAGCTGGTCATCCCGGACAACGCCCACGCCCGGATCTCCGCCCCCGAACAGAACGGCGGGGCGGCGATGCTGCGCAGGCCGTTCTCCTTCCACGACGGCATCGCTCCCGACGGGACGCCGGACGCCGGTCTCCTCTTCGTCTGCTGGCAGGCCGATCCGCTCAGGGGCTTCGTGCCGGTGCAGCGCAAGCTGGACCGGGGCGACGCGCTGTCCGCCTTCATCCGCCACGAGGCCAGCGGCCTCTTCGCGGTCCCGGGCGGCCCGGCCGAGGGCGAATACGTGGGCCAGCGCCTCCTGGAGTCCTGA
- a CDS encoding copper resistance CopC/CopD family protein translates to MTTTAPRLGTALARLLILAAALLGTLLAGAAPASAHAALTGSDPKDGAVVATAPKEVNLTFSEQVAMSPDSIRVLDPAGRRADTGEVINLCSDSVVRYGVALRAGLPDGTYTVAWQTVSADSHPISGAFTFSIGAPSTTSVALPDRTAGGGLVGALYGIARYLSYAGFAVLVGGGAFVLVCWPRGASVPPVQQTVVRGWLTLTGATLVMLLLRSPYTGSGELSDAFDLAGLKAVLETKTGAALTSRLLLLGAAALFVAVLFGAYARRTDPKEKKDLAFGLGLGGTVVAAGIAGTWALAEHASTGIQPGIAMPVDILHLLAVAAWLGGLTVLLVALYRAPSVPRGAVERFSRVAFGSVAVLAATGIYQSWRQVGSWSALTGTRYGQLLLVKIGLLAVLIGIAWISRRWTQRLAAPATPEEEAREEDAEEAQEEAKEQAEAADPERAAQLARQRAAVATARRKRERDADPERAGLRRSVLTEAAVAVVLLAVTTVLTSTEPGRTEEEAGRGTSASGPAAVPDRPVDIRLPFDTGGVDGKGVVRLSLDPGRTGANALHLFVERPNGKPLDVPEIKVALTLEAKDVGPLPIAPDRIQTGHWSASGVQIPMPGEWRIQVTVRTSEIDQTTIEKNVKIG, encoded by the coding sequence ATGACAACCACCGCCCCGCGCCTCGGTACCGCCCTGGCCCGGCTGCTGATCCTCGCGGCCGCGCTGCTCGGCACGCTGCTCGCCGGCGCCGCCCCCGCGTCCGCGCACGCGGCGCTGACCGGAAGCGATCCGAAGGACGGGGCGGTGGTCGCCACCGCTCCCAAGGAGGTCAACCTGACCTTCTCCGAACAGGTCGCCATGAGCCCCGACTCGATCCGGGTCCTCGACCCGGCGGGCCGCCGGGCCGACACCGGCGAGGTAATCAACCTGTGCAGCGACTCCGTCGTCCGTTACGGCGTCGCACTGCGCGCCGGACTCCCCGACGGCACCTACACCGTGGCCTGGCAGACCGTCTCGGCCGACAGCCACCCCATCTCGGGCGCCTTCACCTTCTCCATCGGCGCCCCGTCCACGACGTCCGTCGCGCTGCCCGACCGGACGGCCGGCGGCGGACTCGTCGGCGCCCTCTACGGCATCGCGCGCTACCTCTCCTACGCGGGCTTCGCCGTCCTCGTCGGCGGCGGTGCCTTCGTCCTGGTCTGCTGGCCGCGCGGCGCGAGCGTCCCGCCCGTCCAGCAGACCGTGGTCCGGGGCTGGCTGACCCTCACCGGCGCCACCCTCGTCATGCTGCTCCTGCGCAGCCCGTACACGGGCTCCGGCGAACTCTCCGACGCCTTCGACCTGGCCGGTCTGAAGGCCGTCCTGGAGACGAAGACCGGGGCCGCGCTCACCTCCCGGCTGCTGCTGCTCGGCGCGGCGGCGCTCTTCGTCGCCGTCCTCTTCGGGGCCTATGCCCGGCGCACCGACCCGAAGGAGAAGAAGGACCTCGCCTTCGGTCTCGGCCTCGGCGGCACTGTCGTCGCCGCGGGGATCGCCGGCACCTGGGCCCTGGCCGAGCACGCCTCGACCGGTATCCAGCCCGGCATCGCCATGCCGGTCGACATCCTGCACCTGCTGGCCGTCGCCGCCTGGCTCGGTGGGCTCACGGTGCTGCTCGTCGCCCTCTACCGGGCCCCGAGCGTCCCGCGCGGGGCGGTCGAACGCTTCTCCAGGGTGGCCTTCGGCTCCGTGGCCGTCCTCGCGGCCACCGGCATCTACCAGTCCTGGCGCCAGGTCGGTTCCTGGTCGGCGCTCACCGGGACCCGCTACGGGCAGCTGCTGCTCGTCAAGATCGGTCTGCTGGCCGTTCTGATCGGCATCGCCTGGATCTCCCGCCGCTGGACCCAGCGCCTGGCCGCCCCGGCAACGCCCGAGGAAGAGGCCCGGGAAGAGGACGCGGAGGAAGCCCAGGAGGAAGCCAAGGAGCAGGCCGAGGCCGCCGATCCCGAGCGGGCCGCGCAGCTCGCCCGGCAGCGGGCGGCCGTCGCCACCGCGCGGCGCAAGCGCGAGCGGGACGCCGACCCCGAGCGGGCCGGCCTGCGCCGCTCGGTGCTGACCGAGGCGGCCGTCGCCGTCGTCCTCCTCGCCGTGACCACCGTGCTCACCTCGACCGAGCCCGGCCGCACGGAGGAGGAGGCGGGCCGCGGCACCTCCGCCTCCGGTCCGGCCGCCGTGCCCGACCGGCCCGTCGACATCCGGCTGCCCTTCGACACCGGCGGCGTCGACGGCAAGGGCGTCGTCCGGCTCAGCCTCGACCCCGGCCGCACCGGCGCCAACGCGCTCCACCTCTTCGTCGAGCGCCCCAACGGCAAGCCGCTGGACGTCCCGGAGATCAAGGTCGCCCTCACCCTGGAGGCGAAGGACGTCGGCCCGCTGCCCATCGCCCCCGACCGGATCCAGACCGGACACTGGAGCGCGAGCGGCGTCCAGATCCCGATGCCCGGGGAGTGGCGGATCCAGGTGACCGTCCGTACCTCCGAGATCGACCAGACCACCATCGAGAAGAACGTGAAGATCGGCTGA
- a CDS encoding copper chaperone PCu(A)C, whose amino-acid sequence MNRRTTALSASVALAAALAITGCSSSSDGDKPQLKVSGAFMPQPVMDMAGGFLTITNDSATADKLTSVTSTISDDVTIHETKNQKMQEVKSFDIPANGELKLARGGNHIMFMELKQKPKQGEKVSIELHFEKSDPIKVELPVEAANHNPR is encoded by the coding sequence GTGAACCGCCGCACCACCGCCCTGTCCGCCTCCGTGGCTCTCGCCGCCGCGCTCGCCATAACCGGTTGTTCGTCCTCGTCCGACGGGGACAAGCCCCAGCTCAAGGTCAGCGGCGCGTTCATGCCGCAGCCGGTGATGGACATGGCCGGCGGCTTCCTCACCATCACCAACGACAGCGCCACCGCCGACAAGCTCACCTCGGTCACCAGCACCATCTCCGACGACGTCACGATCCACGAGACGAAGAACCAGAAGATGCAGGAGGTGAAGTCCTTCGACATCCCCGCGAACGGGGAGCTGAAGCTCGCACGTGGTGGCAACCACATCATGTTCATGGAGCTGAAGCAGAAGCCGAAGCAGGGCGAGAAGGTCAGCATCGAGCTCCACTTCGAGAAGTCCGACCCCATCAAGGTCGAGCTTCCCGTCGAAGCCGCCAACCACAACCCGCGGTAG
- a CDS encoding SCO family protein: MSAEKTPTPKPGDDGAARPGRRTPLIVASVAIVAALGITAAVGLGDDDKPTGGGAGSVAVVSGGNESTKAATVLDRPFTKPALVLTDTKGQKYDLRERTKGKPTLVYFGYTHCPDVCPLTMSNIAIAKKQLPKADQDKLQVVFVTTDPERDTSAELAKWLPAAGDSSFTGLTGDFSAIQAGARQIGIGIDPAKKDKDGKVVSMHGAQVIAFSPTTDQGYVLYGEDASVDDYTKDLPKLIKGENP, from the coding sequence ATGTCCGCAGAGAAGACACCCACCCCGAAGCCCGGGGACGACGGCGCCGCCCGCCCCGGGCGGCGCACCCCGCTGATCGTCGCCTCGGTCGCGATCGTCGCCGCGCTCGGCATCACCGCGGCCGTCGGCCTCGGCGACGACGACAAGCCCACCGGCGGGGGCGCCGGCTCGGTCGCCGTGGTCTCCGGCGGTAACGAGTCCACCAAGGCCGCCACCGTCCTCGACCGGCCGTTCACCAAGCCCGCGCTCGTCCTCACCGACACCAAGGGCCAGAAGTACGACCTGCGGGAGCGGACCAAGGGCAAGCCGACGCTCGTCTACTTCGGCTACACGCACTGCCCCGACGTCTGCCCCCTGACGATGAGCAACATCGCCATCGCCAAGAAGCAGCTCCCCAAGGCGGACCAGGACAAGCTCCAGGTCGTCTTCGTCACCACCGACCCCGAGCGGGACACCTCGGCCGAACTGGCCAAGTGGCTGCCCGCCGCGGGCGACTCCTCCTTCACCGGTCTCACCGGCGACTTCTCCGCCATCCAGGCGGGCGCCCGGCAGATCGGCATCGGCATCGACCCTGCGAAGAAGGACAAGGACGGCAAGGTCGTCTCCATGCACGGAGCACAGGTGATCGCCTTCTCGCCGACGACCGACCAGGGCTACGTCCTGTACGGCGAGGACGCGAGCGTCGACGACTACACCAAGGACCTGCCGAAGCTCATCAAGGGGGAGAACCCGTGA
- a CDS encoding YcnI family copper-binding membrane protein has product MTVSRLSATRVALAGGIALSSVVLLSGTAFAHVSVQPQGEAAKGGYATVNIKVPNERDDASTVKLEVNFPLDHPLASVMPQPIPGWKAVVTKSKLSKPLELHGKTINEAVSKVTWTADGSKIGPGQFQQFPLSLGQLPEDADQLVLKAIQTYDNKEVVRWIEEQKEGAEEPQNPAPVLKLSAASEDHHGGAAPSASADGKAGHDEKAAEKETAAADSSDTTARILGVIGILVGVAGVAFGILAGRRRSA; this is encoded by the coding sequence ATGACCGTCTCCCGTCTCTCCGCCACCCGGGTCGCCCTCGCCGGCGGCATCGCCCTCTCCTCCGTCGTGCTGCTGTCGGGCACGGCCTTCGCGCACGTGAGCGTGCAGCCGCAGGGCGAGGCCGCCAAGGGCGGCTACGCCACCGTCAACATCAAGGTCCCGAACGAGCGCGACGACGCCTCCACCGTGAAGCTGGAGGTCAACTTCCCGCTCGACCACCCGCTCGCCTCCGTCATGCCGCAGCCCATCCCCGGCTGGAAGGCCGTGGTGACCAAGAGCAAGCTCAGCAAGCCGCTGGAGCTGCACGGCAAGACCATCAACGAGGCCGTCTCCAAGGTGACCTGGACCGCCGACGGCTCGAAGATCGGCCCCGGCCAGTTCCAGCAGTTCCCGCTCTCCCTCGGCCAGCTGCCCGAGGACGCCGACCAGCTCGTCCTGAAGGCGATCCAGACGTACGACAACAAGGAGGTCGTGCGCTGGATCGAGGAGCAGAAGGAGGGCGCGGAGGAGCCGCAGAACCCCGCCCCCGTCCTGAAGCTCTCCGCCGCCTCCGAGGACCACCACGGCGGCGCCGCCCCGTCCGCCTCGGCCGACGGGAAGGCCGGCCACGACGAGAAGGCCGCGGAGAAGGAGACGGCCGCCGCCGACTCCTCCGACACCACGGCCCGGATCCTCGGTGTCATCGGCATCCTCGTCGGTGTCGCCGGTGTCGCCTTCGGCATCCTCGCCGGCCGCCGCCGCTCGGCCTGA
- a CDS encoding ATP-binding protein, with protein sequence MSIWWSLHLRREAASVPLARRLLLGTMETAGVDPDVSYELSVALTEACANAVEHGGGVGGSRAPGGAYRVTAYLDGETCRIEVADSGPGFPGRDVPAAPSDDAEHGRGLRLIEELADHVQFGNRSGRGGAVVSFDKILKWRDSPSLLLA encoded by the coding sequence ATGAGCATCTGGTGGTCACTCCATCTGCGGCGGGAGGCGGCGAGCGTGCCGCTGGCCCGGAGGCTGCTGCTGGGCACGATGGAGACGGCGGGTGTCGATCCCGATGTGTCCTACGAGCTGTCGGTGGCGCTGACCGAGGCGTGTGCCAACGCGGTCGAGCACGGCGGCGGCGTGGGCGGCTCCCGCGCGCCCGGCGGGGCGTATCGGGTGACGGCGTACCTGGACGGCGAGACCTGCCGTATCGAGGTGGCCGACTCGGGTCCGGGCTTCCCCGGCCGCGATGTGCCGGCGGCCCCGTCGGACGACGCCGAGCACGGCAGGGGGCTGCGCCTGATCGAGGAGCTGGCCGATCACGTCCAGTTCGGCAACCGCTCGGGCCGCGGCGGCGCGGTGGTCAGCTTCGACAAGATCCTGAAATGGCGGGACAGCCCTTCCCTGCTGCTGGCGTGA
- a CDS encoding aminopeptidase P family protein — MAEELTPETPEETEEQAIKQRKNGLYPGVSDELAENMKSGWADTELHGLAPIAQADKTAARRAALSARFPGERLVIPAGNLRTRSNDTEYAFRASTEYAYLTGDQTQDGVLVLEPVKDGHKATIYLLPRSDRENGEFWLDGQGELWVGRRHSLTEAEQLLGVPAKDVRELAEALREATGPVRNVRGHDAGIEAALTDKVTAERDEELRVHLSEARLVKDSFEIAELEKACASTARGFEDVVKVLDKAEATSERYIEGTFFLRARVEGNDIGYGSICAAGPHATTLHWVRNDGDVRSGDLLLLDAGVETTELYTADITRTLPINGRYTELQRKIYDAVYEAQEAGIAAVKPGAAYRDFHDAAQRVLTEKLVEWGLVEGPVERVLELGLQRRWTLHGTGHMLGMDVHDCAAARTEMYVDTTLEPGMCLTVEPGLYFQADDLTVPEEYRGIGVRIEDDILVTEDGNRNLSDGLPRRSDEVEAWMAALKG, encoded by the coding sequence GTGGCCGAGGAGCTCACGCCGGAGACCCCGGAAGAGACTGAGGAACAGGCGATCAAGCAGCGGAAGAACGGCCTGTACCCGGGCGTCTCCGACGAGCTGGCCGAGAACATGAAGTCCGGCTGGGCCGACACCGAGCTGCACGGCCTGGCGCCGATCGCCCAGGCCGACAAGACCGCCGCGCGCCGCGCCGCGCTCTCCGCCCGCTTCCCGGGCGAGCGCCTGGTGATCCCGGCGGGCAACCTGAGGACCCGGTCGAACGACACCGAGTACGCCTTCCGCGCGTCCACCGAGTACGCGTACCTCACCGGCGACCAGACCCAGGACGGCGTCCTCGTCCTGGAGCCGGTGAAGGACGGGCACAAGGCGACGATCTACCTGCTGCCGCGCTCCGACCGCGAGAACGGCGAGTTCTGGCTCGACGGCCAGGGCGAGCTGTGGGTCGGCCGCCGCCACTCCCTGACCGAGGCCGAGCAGCTCCTCGGCGTCCCCGCCAAGGACGTCCGCGAGCTGGCCGAGGCGCTGCGCGAGGCCACCGGCCCCGTCCGCAACGTCCGCGGCCACGACGCCGGCATCGAGGCCGCGCTGACCGACAAGGTCACCGCCGAGCGCGACGAGGAACTCCGCGTCCACCTCTCCGAGGCCCGCCTCGTCAAGGACTCCTTCGAGATCGCCGAGCTGGAGAAGGCCTGCGCCTCCACCGCCCGCGGCTTCGAGGACGTCGTCAAGGTCCTCGACAAGGCCGAGGCCACCAGCGAGCGCTACATCGAGGGAACCTTCTTCCTGCGCGCCCGCGTCGAGGGCAACGACATCGGCTACGGCTCCATCTGCGCCGCCGGCCCGCACGCCACCACCCTGCACTGGGTCCGCAACGACGGCGACGTGCGCTCCGGCGACCTGCTGCTGCTCGACGCCGGCGTGGAGACCACCGAGCTGTACACCGCGGACATCACCCGCACCCTGCCGATCAACGGCCGGTACACCGAGCTCCAGCGCAAGATCTACGACGCCGTGTACGAGGCGCAGGAGGCCGGCATCGCCGCGGTGAAGCCCGGCGCCGCCTACCGCGACTTCCACGACGCCGCCCAGCGCGTCCTGACCGAGAAGCTCGTCGAGTGGGGCCTCGTCGAGGGCCCGGTCGAGCGCGTCCTCGAGCTCGGTCTCCAGCGCCGCTGGACCCTGCACGGCACCGGCCACATGCTCGGCATGGACGTCCACGACTGCGCCGCCGCGCGCACCGAGATGTACGTGGACACCACGCTGGAGCCGGGCATGTGCCTGACCGTCGAGCCGGGTCTTTACTTCCAGGCCGACGACCTGACCGTGCCGGAGGAGTACCGCGGCATCGGCGTCCGGATCGAGGACGACATCCTCGTCACCGAGGACGGCAACCGGAACCTCTCGGACGGGCTGCCGCGCCGTTCCGACGAGGTCGAGGCGTGGATGGCCGCGCTGAAGGGCTGA
- a CDS encoding PP2C family protein-serine/threonine phosphatase — protein sequence MASNAPVGKPTDMSAPHMPKVAGIDSMVPGPPHTTAPLPGVPAAAAPSDPVPPPGALIQDRLAAWVSDLTTLHELTERLIRTASLDGALREVLGAGAALVGARRGMAVLEPADGLGPAATIGLGLAHSDLGIIETVPRGTSSYGRLLDGLRDPARPERVPDPIAIPDVRTEEGLDPRHREVAARLGYAASYALPLATEEAGRLGAAVWLYDEPAEPTDRQRHLIGLYGRFATEHLARLLQVERASAQVSTVAEELLPSRLPRVPGVQLAARHLTGPRGGGDWYDALPLPEGALGLSVGSVTGTGPSALAAMGRLRTSLRAYAVMEGEDPVAVLSDLELLLRLTEPARSATALFAYAEPSRRRIVLSGAGHAPPLVIGERRTEFVETSLSAPLGMLSCWEAPSVELSPAPGETVLLYTDGLLRRTGDAMDRAFARLHAAAVSVPQADRGDPGAIADHILRTLLPEGLDRGGDDEDVVLLAARFE from the coding sequence ATGGCGTCAAACGCACCGGTCGGAAAGCCGACTGACATGAGCGCCCCACACATGCCGAAAGTGGCCGGAATCGATTCCATGGTTCCCGGGCCCCCGCACACTACGGCGCCCCTCCCCGGGGTCCCCGCGGCGGCGGCACCCTCCGACCCGGTCCCCCCGCCCGGGGCGCTGATCCAGGACCGCCTGGCGGCCTGGGTCTCCGACCTCACCACCCTCCACGAACTCACCGAGCGCCTCATCAGGACGGCCTCCCTCGACGGGGCCCTCCGCGAGGTGCTCGGCGCGGGCGCCGCCCTGGTCGGGGCCCGCCGCGGCATGGCGGTGCTCGAACCGGCCGACGGGCTCGGCCCCGCTGCCACCATCGGACTCGGCCTCGCCCACTCCGACCTCGGAATCATCGAGACCGTCCCGCGCGGCACCAGCAGTTACGGCCGCCTCCTGGACGGCCTCCGCGATCCGGCCCGCCCCGAGCGGGTGCCGGACCCGATCGCCATCCCCGACGTCCGCACCGAGGAAGGCCTCGACCCGCGTCACCGCGAGGTCGCCGCCCGCCTCGGCTACGCCGCCAGCTACGCCCTGCCCCTCGCCACCGAGGAGGCCGGCCGGCTCGGCGCGGCCGTCTGGCTCTACGACGAGCCCGCCGAACCCACCGACCGGCAGCGCCACCTCATCGGGCTCTACGGCCGTTTCGCCACCGAGCACCTCGCCCGTCTCCTCCAGGTCGAGCGCGCCAGCGCCCAGGTCTCCACCGTCGCCGAGGAGCTGCTCCCCAGCCGGCTCCCCCGCGTCCCCGGCGTCCAGCTCGCCGCCCGCCACCTCACCGGACCCCGGGGCGGCGGCGACTGGTACGACGCGCTGCCGCTGCCCGAGGGCGCCCTCGGGCTCTCCGTCGGCTCCGTCACCGGGACCGGCCCCAGCGCGCTCGCCGCCATGGGAAGGCTGCGCACCTCCCTCCGGGCGTACGCGGTGATGGAGGGCGAGGACCCCGTCGCCGTCCTCTCCGACCTGGAACTCCTGCTCCGGCTCACCGAACCCGCCCGCTCGGCGACCGCGCTCTTCGCGTACGCCGAACCCTCGCGGCGCCGGATCGTCCTGTCCGGTGCCGGGCACGCGCCGCCGCTGGTCATCGGCGAGCGGCGCACCGAGTTCGTCGAGACCTCGCTCTCGGCCCCGCTCGGGATGCTCTCCTGCTGGGAGGCACCCAGCGTGGAGCTGTCCCCGGCACCTGGAGAAACGGTGCTTCTCTACACGGACGGGCTGCTGCGCCGTACCGGAGACGCCATGGACCGCGCCTTCGCACGGCTCCACGCGGCGGCGGTGAGCGTGCCGCAGGCGGACCGGGGCGACCCGGGCGCGATCGCCGACCACATCCTGCGGACCCTGCTGCCCGAGGGCCTGGACCGGGGTGGGGACGACGAGGACGTGGTCCTGCTCGCCGCCCGCTTCGAGTGA